GCACTTGAGTCCAGTCACGGTGACAGTCAAGACCAGCCATCACATTCCCTTGTCCCACAGGCCTTGTGCTCTtagctgtaaagccaagcctctTGTCTCTTGACCCTGGCCCCAGCAGCTGGCAGGAAGAGGGGTGTTGGGGTTCAAGGAGAATATAGAAAAGCAGGGTAAAGATGGGGTACAGttactgtcttagttacatttctctttttctttatttggtttttcgagttagagtttctctgtatagccctggctgtcctgtaattcactctgtagacaaggctggccttgaactcataaagatccagctacctctgcctctctagtgcttggattaaaggtgtgcgccaccaccacctggctcagcctgctttcttgtacaactcaggaccacttgcccagggttggcaccaccctACCGTGACCTGCACcctcacatcagtcattaatgAAGAAGATGTGCACagacttgcctccaggccagTCTTGTGGAGGAATTTTTCAGTTAGAAGTCTGTTCcaaatgactgtagcttgtgtcgaGATGGCAAAACCTAGCCAGTAGTCACTGTGTTCTTGGTAGAGTCCTTAACACCCCACTGGAGCCAGGAATTTAGCTGATTATACAGCTAATTGCTGAAAAATGATGCATTGGTTCCTAAACAGTGTGGAACATTTTTATTGAAGTATCACTTGCATGCTGTAAAATCCATCACTGCCCACCAGATTGTCAACAGGTCGAGCAGTACTTGTCTGTTAAGGTCTCCGTTTGTTCTTTGTCCATCACTGTAACAAGAGTCAAGGGATCAGCTTGGAGAAGGAAAGATTGATTTTCACTCAGTGACCCTTTGCCTTTAGTATTTGGGGGCTTTGGTGAGGCATCAGGAGCATGTGGTGACAGGAAGCTAACAAGCTGTGGACAAGGACACCCCAGTCCTAAGGTCCCCACTTCCTGTTAGCCCGTTTAGCCATGAGCTCATCAGTGTGCCAGAGCCCTTGGGAGCATTTATGACCCAGTGTATGATACCATTCACTCCCATTGACTTCAGTTTTCAAGATTTATTCATtgatgtgtgcatctgtgtgtgtgcatacatgtacgcAGTGTGCCATGAAGGCCAGAGACTGTCAAGTGGTCTTCTCTCACCCTCATCTATGTCTTTTAAGGCACTCTATCTCCCTAAACTCGGAACTTATATTTTCTCAGCTTGCTTGGAAGCTGGAAAGCCCCAACTTGGAGCTGGGGCTGCAGGTGCATGAGACACCTAGTtgtatgagtgctgggatctaaatTCTAGCCCTCGGCAAGTGTGTACAGCAAACTCCTGTAACCATTGAGCCTTTTCTCTACACTGAGCTCGCTGTTAGCTAAAGCATTTGCTGGGCCAGGGCCTGTTCTAAGTGCTGAGTACATGTGTCCACTAGGTGGATTCTGTACAGTAAGAGCAGTAAGAGCCAGATGCGCCCTGATGTGGATGTGGCTGCACCTTGCCTTGGCAGGCCTGAAAACCTTTGTCTTTGTCTGCCTCTGTCCACTTTGCATCCAAGGCATGGCGTGTTCATTTGATCTGTCCCCGATTGTCCTTCACACCCTCTCCCCAGGCGCTTGTGCTGGGACGGGCAGAGGTGGCAGTGGCTTGGATAAGGGAGCATCCAAGCCTGCAGCTCCCAGGCCCTGCCGTAATTACTGCTGGTCTTGTTCTGCACGGCCCGGGTGGGCTGCATTGGTCCTATCTGTGGCCCGTTCCCTAAAGGCATCTCCCTGCTACATACTCCAGAACTGGTACCACAAACACTCCTGgctctgaggaggcagggaaatgTGGGATTTTTGTCTGTGTCCAGTTGTCactgaggacagagagaagaTACTAGGCCCCAGAGTAGAGTCTGCCACGAATGGAGGCTGGCAACCCTGAAACAGTTTGCCCGCTCTTCTGGAAGCCACGTAGGTTAAAAGGTTTTCCCACGGACAGTGGGGCTCATGGGCCTGTCTGAACTCTGAGTCCACCATCGTGTCTGGGGGACAGGCCTGGGAGTCATCAAGAATCAGAGTTGGGGGCGCTGCTTCTGTCTCGGCTCTGGGTGAGCAGTGATTCATCCACATGTCTGTAGGAGGACATCGCGAAGCTGCTTCGGTATGAGTCCTCAGCCCTGCCTGCTGGGCAGCTGACCAGTTTATCAGACTATGCCAGCCGAATGCAGGCTGGCACCCGCAACATCTATTACCTGTGTGCCCCTAACCGTCACCTGGCTGAGCATTCACCGTACTACGAGGCCATGAAGCAGAAACACACTGAGGTGAGTGGGCTCTGGCCTGCTGCCGGGCCAAAGATGGTGTCTTAGAGggtctgagctctgagggaagggcTTGAACTCCCAACTCTGTGTGGGAGAAAGTGACTGACTGTGTTTGAGGCTGTGTGGTGTAAGGCAGAGCCCCGTCTGTGGTGTGGCTGTCATTAGGTAGATGTATAATATGTGCATCTGCGCCAAGCCACCAGAGCCAGTGTCCTTAGCGTCCCTCTGTGCTGCGGGCTAATCGGCTTGGATGCCTGCAGGTGCTCTTCTGCTACGAGCAGTTCGATGAACTTACTTTGCTGCACCTGCGGGAGTTTGACAAGAAGAAGCTGATCTCTGTGGAGACAGACATCGTCGTTGACCACTACAAGGAGGAAAAGTTTGAGGACACATCTCCAGGTTGACTCCCATCTCTCTCTGGGGCATGGTCCCATGTGAACGTTGGGCAGGAGACTGTCACTTTCCCCAGGGCCATCTTAACAAGTAGTGGGGAATGTCAGGGCCCAGGAGTTGATGATGCTCCTCCTATGGAGGGTCCTGCAATTGACTAGACTTTTGGAGAGAGTTAGAATTGCTCCtacccttttgttttgttttgttttgttttgtttaagataggcattcattttgtagcccaggctggccattaactcctgaccctcctgcctcactgctctgagtactggaattacaggtctgtgccaccatggttgggctcaaatttttctttttaaagtcctAAAAAATTTACAGAAGACAAGGGTGACCACAAGTGTTTTCAGTGCCAGTGAAAGGCATTTCCAAGAGCCTCTGTCTCTAGTTCCTGGGGAGTGATCTAGAGATAGAGTGAGCTAGAGATAGCTCAGGAATGTGCTAAATGGCCCCCACAAAGTGAGACCGTGGTTAGGCCCTGGGCTCACTCACTTCTCTGGCACAGCTGGTGAACGCCTGTCcgagaaggaaacagaagagctAATGGCTTGGATGAGGAATGCACTGGGGTCTCGTGTCACCAACGTGAAGGTAACGCCTCCCTGCAGTTACTGTGGAGATGGTGTCTTCTCAGAGCCTGACTCCACTGTCAGATGCCGGCCTGCTGGGGTCCACAGGATGGCACTGGAGCCAGGGTCGGACTCCACCAGGCACTAGCATCTCACCATCAAAGCTTTGTCTTGCCTGGCACTGTCACTCTCTCAAGCCTGCCAGTCTGTGCTGTCTCTAAACCCCAGTGGGGTCTAGGCCTCAGGAGGGAGCTTCTGAACTTTGGCTTCCTCCTGACCTTACTCTCCTGAGGACCTAACACAAGTGTCCTGTTTGTGCCTCCTGTCATGAAGAGGCCTCACCTGAGCAACTCAGGCTCTGCCTCTCCATGCAAGAGGGTCTTCTAGCCACTGGGGAGCAGGGTCGGAGCCAGTCCATACCCCTTGAACAGCTAGCTGTGATCTTTGTCATCATAGCCTGGACAGATTACTGGAGCAGTTGATATAGAAGCCACCATAGGGCCAGTCTGCCTTCTGCCCAGTGGCCTGGTTAACTTGGCCCTGCTTCAGACCCTGTCAGCCCTGGGCCCTCATTACTGTGTTCTTCCTCATCCTGGGCCTTGTGTGCAGGTGACTTTCCGCCTGGACACCCACCCTGCCATGGTGACCGTGCTGGAGATGGGGGCTGCCCGGCACTTCCTGCGCATGCAGCAGCTCGCCAAGACCCAGGAGGAACGTGCCCAGCTGCTCCAGCCCACTCTGGAGATCAACCCCAGGTATGCCCAGGCTCCAGCCCACGCTGGAGATCAACCTCAGGTGTGCCCAGGCTCCAGCCCACTCTGGAGATCAACCCCAGGTGTGCCCAGGCTCCAGCCCACACCTGTCAGGGGCTCCTACAGATTGTGTGAGCAGAGGATGTCCTGTCTGGAGAGCATTTAAAAAAGCGTGTGTGCGATGTAAGGATGGTTGTAAGAGAAGGCCCTTGGAGTTAGGCAGAAGTTAAAAGGTGCTCCCTGGAAGTTTAAACAGAACATTGCTGATCTAATCtgtttcccatttcccttctAGAGCTCTGTTTACTTGATAAACCACTTCGCTTCTGgtcgttttgttttttgtcttttgcctTCTCTGTGCCCTTAAAGCCATTTGTGGCAGGTGCCATTTTTAACTTTATGGGATGGATCTTGGTGCTCGCGGCAGAGTACTGTTCTCAACATTCACTGTGTGGATCCACCTTAGGACAGACATTTGTGCGACTTCCAGTTTGGAGCTGTGGGAACTGGTCACTATGAACACATGCTCCTCTAGGTTGTAGAGTCCTCAGTGGTCCAGGCAGTGTGAGCTGCTTCAGCCTGTCCCCACAGAGGGGACCCCAGGTCCGTGATGGGGTGAACACCTTACATTTAGTGACTGCCTTAGAACCTGTCTTCCCAGACTTCTCTCTTACTGAGTTCTCTTCCCTGGTGTTCATCTGTAGTTAGTTTGAgatggtctcaccatgtagccttggctgtcctggagcttgctatgtagaccaggctggcctctccctgcctctgcctcctgtgttggcattaaaggagtgtgccaccatgcctggctttagttTCAAGTGTCTGCTGTCTTAAGGtactttgtagttttggtgcctgtcctggatctcgctctctagaccaggctggcctcagactcacagagatcctcctggctctgcctcctgagtgctgggataaaggcgtgtgccaccaccacccggccatctTAAGGTGTCTTTTAATAACAGGAAgatcttaattttgttataatcaAATGTATAAGCCTTAGCTGTTTTAGGGTTTCTGTAGAATCAATTCTTTAAAGAGCTccatagttttgttgttgtttgtttgtctgtttttgttttatgagagagggtttctctgtgtagtcttggctgtcctggccttgaactcagagatccccctggctctgcctcctgagtgctgagattaaaggcgtgcgacaccaccgcccggctccattgtAGTTTTTAATGTTCTAATAATCATAACGTAGCAGCAGAGGCTCTGGGTTAGTGATGCTCAGCTAGAGCTGGCTTCCCTCCTGGTTTCCAcgacacaggcacacactaatAAAGAAGCTCAGTCAGCTGAGAGAGCGCGAGCCGGAGCTGGCCCAGCTGCTGGTGGACCAGGTGAGTGGGACTGCATTTCTCTTTGGCTGCCTCGGGCGTAGGAAGCTGCTCTCTTCCTAGGGGTCACTTATAGGTCAGGCTGGACTTGACCCCCTGATCCTGATTTTACTGTCCAATCCCTCCATTTCAGATCTATGAGAACGCCATGATAGCAGCGGGACTGGTTGATGACCCCCGGCCCATGGTAGGCCGCCTGAATGACCTTCTGGTCAAGGCCCTGGAGAAACACTGACAGCCCAGAGACTGGACCTAGTGTGCAACCCAGACCTCAGGCGACAGACGCCTGGGGAGGAAGGACTTGATGCACAGATAATGCCACCGACTGCTCGAGCTCAGCTTTATTTACCTCAATTAAACAGTATTCTTAGTCCGAATGGTGGACGTTCTGTCTGTCCTGGGCAGTAGAACGCTGCACTACCATACATGTCTGGTTGGACAGTTGGAGTCTTCCTCACCACAAGCATATGGCTGTGATGCTTGATGACATCAGGTTCACTTGAGGGTCATCTCCACTGGGTAGTGGTCACTGATGGCTTCCGCCTAGAGAGGTGGGATGCCGGGGAGGGCATGGGGTGAGCGGGTAGAAAGTCTTGCTGCTCCCGACCTAAACCACCTCCACCCACATGTCGTGTGGGAACCAGGAGCACTGTCGGGAATCACTCAAGTCCGCTCTCGCTGACTTGGGTTAGCTTAAACCACATGAAGGAAGGACACGTACCAGCTGCTTGCTGAGTCCGAATGCTGCTTGGAAGTCAAAGGGACCAACTGAGTTGGGAACAACGGCACTCTGGAGCAGAGCGCCAGCAACCACAATCCTGTAGGACATCAGAGGACAAGGCTCCTTCACCCTCTAGTCCCACACAGGTCATGGTTTCCTGGCCCGGGGGTCCAAACTTGATCCATCCATGAGCATTAAGAGGGCCCTGCACTGGCAGGAGCTAGCATGTGAGGGACATCCAGATGGCCCCATCCACCTGCAGCCATTCTGACAAGAAAGCCAGGACCCTGTGAACCAAAGTTTCTGCCTCATTTGAGTAGGAGACAGGGAGTGACGGCCATGATTCTGCGGCTGGACGAGCACATCCTGGCTGCTTACCTGTCATAGGCACAGTGTGTGGACGTGACCGTGGTGTCAGCACTGTCGGGGATCAGCCACTGGAAGGCGGGGCTCGTCCGGAGGCGGATGGAAGACCACTGGGTGGAGCTGACGTAGCTGCAGCCAGCATTGAAATCCCCCATCAGTATGACGTCCTGCCGGGAAACACACCTGTTGGTCCAGGGGCAGGGAGGGCCGGTAGAACCCACGGCCCTAGGATGTGCTCACCTCCAGGTCCCACTTTTTTTGGACATCCAGGTAAACATCATAGAGGGCGTCAATCTCAGTCACAGCATCTGTTGGGGCTGCGTGCAAGGGCACTATCGCAAactctctgacctctgaggagaTAGCAGACATCATGGTATccagagaccagcctggactggaGTTGGCCTGCGGCTACGCAGGGGCCTCGTGCAGGGGTGATCAGTGTGTGACGGTCTCCCAGAGGATAAGCATTGTCCTTGGGAGTTGGAGGTGCAGGGGCAGCCCTGCCACGGGCTTCTAGAGGTCTGACTCTGGGCAGGCCGAAAGTGGAGCCCAGCAGCACTCACCAGTGAAAGGGGAAAAGAACTTAACAATGGCCGGCTCTCGGCTGAAGGTGTCATTTCCGCAGGGCTCACAGCCATCATCATAGTAATAGCTGTCCAGAACAGACACCTGGTCGGGCCTAAGGAAAGACCAGGCAGGAAGTGACTTGAGAGCTGGGGGCCACTCTCCAGCCTGTGCCCCAGCCTTCTAGAAACGTACAGTCCTGGCAACGGGAGGCTAGGTGAGTACTTACCATGGACACGACAAGGCTAACCCAAGGCCTTCTGGTCTTGTCACAAGCAGTGAGAGGCATCAGAGTGGATGCCCACCTGGCCTTAACCTTGTCCTGTGGCCCTGTGCTCTCGCCCTGTAATATACATTGCTACCCCTACTCTATAAGGGCCTCCGAGGTACCCTGGGTACCCTGGGCTTTCTAGACCACCCTCGTCCTCTGCAGTACAGATTTGGGGTTGTATCTACACCCCGTGCTTGTATTCTCGGGCTTTGACAGCGTAGGACTTTACCTGTACAAGAAAAGGTACTGCTCCTTGTAGCTGCTGCGGCCCAGAGGCTCACTGACCACATAGCGATAGGTGTCAGGTTTGTCCCTGGATAAAGGAAACCAAAAAAAGAGGGAACctcctggcagctggcagcaagGTTCTATCCATGGAGcgccgagggagggagggagggaggctggctgCTCCTCTGGAGGTGGACCCCAGCACTGTCACCCACCGATTGAGTTCATCCAGTAGCTTCCCAGTGGCCACCAGGTGGCTGTCTCTGACCTCTTGGACAACGGCGATATCATAGCGACTCAGGATCTGGGGGAAGGGCCACAAGAGCTTAGCAAGACAGGCTGGGTGGACAGCCCTGCCGCCAGCAGCCCCGGGCATCAGACAGCCAAATATCCGACAACCCTGACATCCACCCAGGTGCTGGTAAGGCCTGAGGCTCACTGACTTCCGGGGCCTTAGGGAAGTTACCATCTCCCCTGGGGTCTGTCTGCTCTCAGGCATGGGCCACCCTGAACTTACTTTCACAATGTAGCTAGAGATGGTGGCATTGGACATCTTAGTCTCCCCGAAAGTCCGGATGTTGAAGGCTGCGATTCTCAGAGTCACAGCCAGCTCCAGCAGGCTGACCAGGGTGAACAATACCCCCATCGGCACTGTGCATCGCATCCTGTGGGATTGTGGGAGGTCAGGACGAAGAAGCCATGACCCTGCCGGCAGCCCTCATCCTCGCCCCAAAGCCGTCCCGTTCCCATGCTGTGCTAGAACACCAGCTGGACGACGGAAGTCCTGCACCTCATACCACAGAGAAGCCCCTGGGTCTCCTCTTGAACTTACCTGAAAGCTGATCCTGGGAGCAACGCTAGTCTGAGAGGCTGTGGTCGCCAGAGATGGGACTAACCAGAACAGACCTGCTCTGTCAGTCGGGTGAATCCCCAAGTCTGCTCTAGGACTGGCTGATGGACTAGGGAGCTCACTCCACGGATGACCAAGCCGGATACGGAGATGAGAATTCTGCCCAAAACCTGGAATATTCTGATAGTAATTTCTCCTTTACCTTTTAAAGGAAAATTCTTTTTACAAAATGTGTGAAgggaaaaagcaaaaagcagagTGCAGTTGCAGAGCTGCTGGCACTGTGGGTCGCCGCCCCGGCAATGccagcctgccctgccctgccagTTTTAAAGGTTCAGGCAGCTGTGACCTCCCCAGGGCACGTGTGTAACCTCCACCTGAGAGCACCGAACAATGGGGCCTCCTGTGTGGCCCCCCCACTGGGGCCTCCTATGTGCCCCCCCACACTGGGGCCTCCTTTGTGGCCCTCCCACTGGGGCCCTGGGCAGCCGGCAGCATGTGCTGACTTCACCAGACATGGAACCTCCTCGCTGCTGTTAAAGCAGCGTCTGATAGTTTGTGCATGGTTATAAAATGTCTTTGCCcaccctgtcttcaccaccagggatGGGCAGTAGGTGTGCTGGCTTATCTACATGGGTCTGGTCTGGGGACCCTAAAGTCACCTTGTAGCCAGAGGATCACTTCCAGACATGTACATGGATTCTCAAGACAGCTGTTTGCTCTGTGGCTTAGGACCGACCCCTTGCCTCCCAAGCTGGTAAGCTGCTAGAGGCTCTGGATGGGAAATGCAAGGCCAGGCAGTGGAAATTCTTCCTGGGGGAACAAGCTCAGGGGAGCCCCACAGGCCTACATCACAAGCAGTGTAACTTGGGGCTAGGTCTGCCATCATTTGTTCAATCCTTGTGATTTGTGTTCCTCCCCTGGGGCTGCTGGAACAAGATACCACAATCCATGAAAACTGCAGCCAGAGACCCAAAACCTAGGTCTCGTGTGCACCCCATTCCAGGGCAAGATTCCTGTCACTCTAGCCTCCACCTTCATGACCGTGTTGGCTTCTTTGGGGTCAGCTATCCCTCTGTTCCATTAGTGGAGCTGCATCTGAGCTCCTCCAGATAAGATCAGGATGCAGTCCCATCTCACCACCCTTGATCGAATCTGTGGTCCTTTTCCCCCTTAACTGTGAGtctgtgcacagaggccagaggttaggACGTcctcctctgttgctctccaccttagtttttgagacaccAAACTGGCCAGAGCAGGCCTCCAGAGCCCCCAtcctgcctcctagtgctgggacacTAATTATACGAGTGCGGTGTATCTGACCCCGGTCCTCATGCTGTGGGTGAGTAAGTAGTTCACCCCTGGAGCCATCCTCCCAGCTCCCAGAGCTCTCTTTGCCAAGTGTCAAGATGTGGACATCTTTTGGGGTGCCATCATTCATCCCTCCATCAGAAAAGCTCTATGGGAATGGTTGTTGGCTCTCCAAGGACAACATGTTACAGGGACAGAACGTTCTTAGGAAGGAAGAGCTTGTATACCTagggagaagtggaggcagggtgTCAGAGCAGGCAGCTATAGGAAGTTGGAGATATCCCAGAGCAAGGTAGCCTAGAGGACAGGATTGACACAGGCTAAGGTCAGCAAACTAGAGCAGATCTGCCAGCTGGCCAGGGCGCCTGGCATGTAGGACTAGAAGGAATCAATGAGGGTACAAAGGTAAACACACCTCCAGGAGGCCAGTGTCCAGGGCACTGGTGCACATCTGCTCCTGTGTCTTCCACGTGGACAAGCCTCAGATGGAATCACCCACCTGCCTCTCTTGTTGGAACAGGGTCTTGTATAGATAGATGATCTTCatcttctaatcctcctgcctccaccttgcaCATTCTGGGATctgtgctgagattgcaggcaggCATGTGCTGGTTATGAAGAGCTGGGGAACAAACTATGATCCAGCCCCATTCGACTCTTTTCAAAAGTATGCATGCCCATGCTTCAGTTTTCCATCTGAGGCTGGAACAGACTTAGCCAACACCAAGTTCCCACACACCCAGCAAGGCTGCTG
This Peromyscus maniculatus bairdii isolate BWxNUB_F1_BW_parent chromosome 8, HU_Pman_BW_mat_3.1, whole genome shotgun sequence DNA region includes the following protein-coding sequences:
- the Dnase1 gene encoding deoxyribonuclease-1, with protein sequence MRCTVPMGVLFTLVSLLELAVTLRIAAFNIRTFGETKMSNATISSYIVKILSRYDIAVVQEVRDSHLVATGKLLDELNRDKPDTYRYVVSEPLGRSSYKEQYLFLYRPDQVSVLDSYYYDDGCEPCGNDTFSREPAIVKFFSPFTEVREFAIVPLHAAPTDAVTEIDALYDVYLDVQKKWDLEDVILMGDFNAGCSYVSSTQWSSIRLRTSPAFQWLIPDSADTTVTSTHCAYDRIVVAGALLQSAVVPNSVGPFDFQAAFGLSKQLAEAISDHYPVEMTLK